CAGTCTCTGAGTTTGATGGACAACCCACAGAGAGGAGGCATTTGTGCAGCCAGTGCCCAGGATGTCCCTGCTCTGGAGGCCTCTTGTTATAGCTGCATAACTTTGGCAGCAAGTTCAAAGGAGGGGGAGGGTTAGAATCCCTGTATCCTAGTCCAAACAGCCTGAGgaagggtggatgggtgggtaggaACAATGAGAATAAGCTCACCGGACGCCAGCCCATGTCAGGCAGCAGGAATTGATTTGGGACAGAAAGGTCCATGGCCTTGGGGCCCAGCCACGAGAGGGGACCTACCGTTCTCCATGTGGTTCCTCTCAATGAAGTTACGGCTCAGGTCCGCCTTGCACATCTTCTCAACGTGGCGCATGCATACATTGAGCAGGTCGTCCTTGAAGTTGCCTAGCGACTGTCCCAGGCCCTCCCCCTCCAGCAGGACATGAtaggtgggcaggggtggggggagagagtaATTGCTCATCAATGCACCAAATTCCtaccaagaaaggaaaaaaccatTAACTGCCTGGGTCTTCATGAGCTATGAGGACTCTTCTCTGCCAGGGGCTCTCACAGTGCAGCTGGGGATCTCAGTGCTGCAAGCCCCACTCTTCCTCACTGGACGTTTGTTTCTTCTGTAAGGTGAAAAGGTTCAGCTAAAACTCACTGGATGCTAACAGCCCTGATGGCATTGGCATTCAGATGTGTGACTCCACGACTCCCACCGCTAAAGTGGGTGCATCTGTTTACCTCATAGGGTTTGTGAGAGGGACACAAGCTGTGAAGACTGGGAGTGAATGCACTAAAGAAATGCAAGGAATGACTATGGTATTCAGGGTCAGCCACGgtggtatttctttctttctttgtttctttctttccttccttccttccttccttccttcctccctccctcccttctccttccttccttccttccttctttttcctccttccttccttccttctttctctttctttctttctctctctctttctttctttccgaAGCCTCACTCTCtcgcctaggctggactgcagtggcacgatcttggctcactgcaacctccgtctttcaagttcaggcaattctcctgcctcagcctcctgagtagctgggattacaggtgagtccaccatgcctggctaatttgtttttgtttttgttttttgtagtagagatggggtttcatcatgttggccaggctggtctcgaactcctgatctcaggtgatccgcccgccttgccctcccaaagtgctgggattacagatgtgagccaccacgcccggcccacagtGGTATTTCTACCTTTACATGCCATGCTCAGTGCTGCCTTTGCACTTCTCATTTCCCTTCCTCCTCACCGAAGACTCTGTCCTCCCTCTCAAATCCTAACCGGCCTCCAAGACCCAGTTGAAACTCCACCTCCTCCACAAAGCTGTCTTAGCTTCCTCTAGCCCGCCTGCCCTTCTCTGAGCTTCTACAAGCACTTATCTCCTGAGCCATATGCTTTATCATTTAATTACACACTTTTCTATATTGTTCTCTAATTGTACATGTCTTATCTTCCCAGCTGGATTGCAGTTGCTTGGGGGCAGAAACCATGTCTTGTACTTCTCTATTCGCCACAGCACCTAATAGAGTACTGGGCATGCAGTAGTATCCAAAACACTCTAGcagatggaaggatgaatggacgaATAGACAAATGGACTAGATCCAAGATAACAAATAGGCAGCACTCCTACGCCACTGCCCCTCTACCCGATTCACTGATCTCAGAAATCTTTCCTACCGAGCCTACGGCACTGCTAGCACATATCAACTGAAGTTCATAAAAGGTGATATTTGTGTGCCATCTTGAGAGTAGGTAGAGAAATGGattggattaaaaaattaaacagagagAATGGCActtggatagatggatgaatggatggatggttggatgactggatggtgaatgaatggatagatgaataggtAGATaagtggataggtggatggatggatgatggagggGGGTCTCGAAAAGTGCACGGGGAAATTGAGGGCTTGAGTGACAGAGGAGTGGCTTGTTACCTGAAGAAACAACACAGAGTCGCTGATGCTGTGCAGCTGCTCCCGGGTCTGCTTGTCTTCATTCAGCACCTTGGCCCTCTCATCCAGAGCATCCACGATCACCTTCACTTGGTCCACAGCATCCTGCTCCCGCTGCTCCAGCGCAGCCCTCACTTCCTCCTTTTGCTTCTCCAGGTCCCGCACCAGGTCCCggaagttctgctccaggatggCCTTCTCATTGGTGGTGAAGCTCTAGAGGTCCAAAGTCAGGGAAGGGATTAGGCAGGGCTTTAGTTAGGGAAAGAAATCTCCCTAGTTGGGTATGTCTTTAGGTTTCCAGCACAGGGTCAGGGCATTCCCACTGCCCTAACCTGGCAAGTCTGTTTAGCCAAGAATCTCATTCAAAGGCATCACTGAGGGATGCCACCTACTGATAGAGATAGCCAGGTTTGTTCACAGCCCACATTCCTACCGTGGCTCCTTCCTCTTGGTGGGTTGATATGAGCCATCATTCCCTGTGGGCCCCAAAGTTCTCCCATGGGTCACAATATGCTCCCTGAAACTCTAACCAGAACCAAACATCCTTCAGAAAATGAATGTATATGTAGAAATGTGTATTCAGAAAATTAATGTGTATGCCAGCTGTGTATGTAGTCAGCGTCAAGCAGGCAGTGATTTCAGATTGTAGTTTGCAATTACCCAAACCACGGCAGACACATATTTAGCCACAATGGCATAAGTAGAGAAGAAATGGTGTGCATTTGGTGGCTGGGGAGTCTGGTGGGCAGAACAGACATTGGAGAACATGAGAAGACACACTGGGGTCTTTACTTGCTGGGATAATATGAAATGGGTATTAGGTCACAGACAGGATCCCACCTGAGTGCCTGGCTCAGACTGAGAAGGGCAGTCAGTGAGAATGTCAGAGGACGTGGGAGAAGCCAGAAGAAACACATGTGGGATGTCTATGTGTGCCTGAGACTCAAATGGGAGCCAAGGCCTGCCTCTTTCCAGGCAGGCCTGGTGGGGTAAGGGAGCAGCAAGGTGAGCTTGGGGGCGCTCACCTTGATGCggtccttctccttctgccactTCTCAGCTTCATCCTCAATCTCAATGATCTTGAGCTGCAGCTGCTCCTTTTGCAGTGACAGCTCTGTCTGCAGAGAGAGAGCCAGGATTGGAGAAGTCAGGGGGAGGAGATGGAAGAGAACCAGAGAACAAGGGAGAGGGTCCACCCAGGGGGCACACTCGCAGCCAGGGCTCATCACTCATCTACTCAGctcttcattcagcaaacattcatCAGGACCTCGgatatgccaggcaccatgccagTCGCCAAGGATCTAGCAGTAAGTTAAATACCATCTTGCTATATTCTCAGGCCACTAGGGCTGGACATTCTAGCCTTGTCTTTTTAAGGGCTAAACCTCTGCTTGTCTCCTCCACCCAGCATGAGCAGGAGGGAACTCATTTACAGGGTGCTTGCCCCTTTCAGTGGACCTGCAGAcactgggaagagaaaggaaggggacccagcccagctcagcccagcccagcccagggagtGTCTCATGGCAGTAACAGTGTGCAGCATTTCTATGGCATGACGTAGGGCTGTGTTGCAAGCAGCAGCCAGGGTTGCCTCTGGCGTGGACTCCGTCTGGGCATGCACAGCTATAAAACCTGTTTATGGGAAAGGGAAGGCATTCTGCAGTTTTGGCAAGACAGGGACTTTTACCCAGGGGCTCTGGGGAAGGAGAAGGCTAGAGAGGAAGGCAGTGTAGAGTGGAAGAAGGGGTTGTAGGGACTCCTGCTCAGGAAGAGGACACAGACTGTTGGGGTCTGGGGTGGTTTGGGAAGAGGTTGTATCAGTAGTGTGCTAGGACATGAGCTTTCACTCCCATATTCACCTTCCATTTGGGGAAGTGCCCTTCTCTGAAAAGTGGCCACAATAGAGACAAAAGGAGAGGCATGAAGCTAAGGCCAGTCCCATCCAGCCAAGCCTCTGTTCTGCTGGGCTGCCCTGTAGGACTCTCAAAGCCCCTTCCAGCATGGACAATAGGTGAATGATCTCCACCTGACAGAACGAAGCATCCAAGGGAGCCTTGGATTGCTCCAGATTTCCCCACTACCACT
This portion of the Macaca mulatta isolate MMU2019108-1 chromosome 14, T2T-MMU8v2.0, whole genome shotgun sequence genome encodes:
- the TRIM29 gene encoding tripartite motif-containing protein 29 isoform X3; the encoded protein is MVPGISETELSLQKEQLQLKIIEIEDEAEKWQKEKDRIKSFTTNEKAILEQNFRDLVRDLEKQKEEVRAALEQREQDAVDQVKVIVDALDERAKVLNEDKQTREQLHSISDSVLFLQEFGALMSNYSLPPPLPTYHVLLEGEGLGQSLGNFKDDLLNVCMRHVEKMCKADLSRNFIERNHMENGGDHRYVNNYTNSFGGEWSAPDTMKRYSMYLTPKGGARTSYQPSSPGRFTKENTQKNFNNLYGTKGNYTSRVWEYSSSIQSSDNDLPVVQGSSSFSLKGYPSLMRSQSPKAQPQTWKSGKQTMLSHYRPFYVNKGNGIGSNEAP